In Suttonella indologenes, one genomic interval encodes:
- a CDS encoding PFL family protein: MRSEWKYGEIVETLQMFSHQHFDVRTVTLGIDLHSCADSDVGRTADKIYEKIMRIGKDLVGTVQAVSATYGVPIVNQRIAVTPIAQIGAACAKTPEDFVRLAKILDKAAGDLGVSFLGGFSALAHKDLSQSDRLLIASLPQALAETKIVCASANIGSTRAGINMDAVNLVAETIKAIAAATPEAFGCAKFVVFCNAVEDNPFMAGAFHGGGEGESVINVGISGPGVVKAALENSKAQDLTDIAEIIKKTAFKITRVGELVGQEVAKRLNIPFGILDLSLAPTPAVGDSVARILEQMGLSVCGTHGTTAALAMLNDAVKKGGMMASSAVGGLSGAFIPVSEDEGMIAAAQAGVLSLSKLEAMTAVCSVGLDMIAVPGDTGADTIAGIIADEAAIGMINSKTTAVRIIPVPHKGVGEMVEFGGLLGAAPIMPVKEGNCSVFVRRGGRIPAPVQSLKN; this comes from the coding sequence ATGCGTAGCGAATGGAAATACGGCGAGATTGTCGAAACCTTGCAGATGTTTTCTCATCAGCATTTTGATGTGCGCACCGTTACTTTAGGCATTGATTTGCACAGCTGCGCAGACAGCGATGTGGGGCGTACGGCCGATAAGATTTACGAGAAAATCATGCGCATCGGCAAAGATTTGGTCGGTACCGTGCAAGCGGTATCGGCGACTTACGGCGTGCCGATTGTCAATCAAAGAATCGCGGTAACGCCCATCGCGCAGATAGGCGCGGCTTGCGCGAAAACGCCCGAAGACTTTGTCCGTCTCGCCAAAATCTTAGACAAAGCCGCCGGTGATTTGGGCGTTTCTTTCTTAGGTGGCTTTTCCGCTTTGGCGCATAAAGACTTGTCGCAGAGCGACCGCTTGCTGATAGCTTCGCTGCCGCAGGCATTGGCGGAAACCAAAATCGTCTGCGCCTCCGCCAATATCGGCAGCACGCGGGCAGGCATCAATATGGACGCGGTCAACCTCGTTGCCGAAACGATTAAAGCGATTGCCGCCGCCACACCCGAAGCCTTCGGCTGCGCCAAATTTGTCGTCTTCTGCAATGCGGTGGAAGACAATCCCTTCATGGCAGGCGCATTTCACGGCGGCGGCGAGGGCGAAAGCGTCATCAATGTCGGCATCTCCGGTCCCGGCGTAGTCAAAGCGGCTTTGGAAAACAGCAAGGCACAAGATTTGACCGATATCGCCGAAATCATCAAAAAAACCGCCTTTAAAATTACCCGCGTGGGGGAACTCGTCGGGCAGGAAGTCGCCAAACGTCTGAATATTCCCTTCGGTATCTTGGATTTATCGCTTGCCCCCACACCGGCAGTCGGCGATTCCGTCGCGCGGATTTTAGAACAAATGGGCTTATCCGTCTGCGGCACCCACGGCACGACCGCCGCCTTGGCCATGCTCAATGATGCGGTGAAAAAAGGCGGCATGATGGCAAGCAGCGCCGTCGGCGGTTTAAGCGGCGCCTTTATTCCCGTCTCCGAAGACGAAGGCATGATTGCCGCGGCACAAGCCGGCGTGCTCAGCCTGTCCAAACTCGAGGCGATGACGGCGGTCTGCTCGGTCGGCTTGGATATGATTGCCGTGCCCGGCGACACCGGCGCCGACACGATTGCCGGCATCATTGCAGACGAAGCCGCCATCGGCATGATCAACAGCAAAACCACCGCCGTGCGCATTATCCCTGTGCCGCATAAAGGCGTGGGCGAAATGGTCGAATTCGGCGGATTACTGGGTGCTGCGCCGATTATGCCGGTCAAAGAAGGCAATTGCAGCGTCTTTGTCCGACGCGGCGGACGCATCCCCGCACCGGTGCAATCATTGAAGAATTAA
- a CDS encoding glycosyltransferase family 25 protein codes for MIKNFVINIKAAENRRKHIVNMFDLNEKIAFELFEAVTPENLDETIEIIMPSLKYNQQLSLGEKSCLMSHASLWKKCVDERIAYMAIFEDDVVLGRRAHFFLKDSEWIESRFANDAVIIRLETFLTKSNLKKTKIPSKENCQFFKLESIALGSAAYIISYHAAEILLAELRSVNNHEAYKVKSADWILFDNMLRRKDITVYQVFPAVCIQDQCLQVNNGLGSDMEFERSVYHKANQHLLKRKTLKEFIEYHIIKLPLRKYRKLRRKKVPFDN; via the coding sequence ATGATAAAAAATTTTGTAATCAATATAAAAGCAGCTGAAAATCGTAGAAAACATATTGTTAATATGTTTGATTTAAATGAAAAAATTGCTTTTGAGCTTTTTGAAGCGGTGACGCCTGAAAATCTTGATGAAACTATTGAGATTATTATGCCTTCTCTAAAATATAATCAACAATTAAGTTTAGGTGAAAAATCTTGTTTGATGAGCCATGCCAGTTTATGGAAAAAATGCGTCGATGAGCGCATAGCATATATGGCAATTTTTGAAGATGATGTCGTACTAGGTCGTAGAGCGCACTTTTTTTTAAAAGATAGCGAGTGGATAGAAAGTAGATTTGCAAATGATGCCGTTATTATTAGGTTGGAAACGTTTCTAACAAAATCAAATTTAAAAAAAACAAAAATCCCTTCAAAAGAAAATTGTCAGTTTTTTAAATTAGAAAGTATTGCTTTGGGGTCTGCCGCATATATTATTTCATATCATGCAGCCGAAATTTTATTGGCAGAGCTGCGATCTGTTAATAATCATGAGGCATATAAAGTAAAATCCGCAGACTGGATATTATTTGATAATATGCTTAGGAGAAAAGATATTACAGTCTACCAAGTTTTTCCGGCCGTATGTATACAAGATCAGTGTTTGCAAGTGAATAATGGATTAGGAAGTGATATGGAATTCGAACGTTCCGTTTATCACAAAGCCAATCAACATTTATTGAAAAGAAAGACGTTAAAGGAATTTATAGAATACCATATTATTAAATTGCCTTTACGGAAATATCGAAAGTTAAGACGGAAAAAAGTGCCGTTTGATAATTGA
- a CDS encoding trimeric intracellular cation channel family protein, with protein MAWQTAPLIYGMDLFGCAAAAVAASTLAKRVGLDFIGAVMIASIGAIGGGTLRDLLINRHPLFWLHDLNYLYVIVGTAILVQIFYHHIESIFERPLRFFDAIGLGAFAVIGFQVAMSKNLAYPFVILMGVLTAVAGGIMRDIICNKLPLVLCREIYISCVIIGGLVYLGLTEWHFSPWLRDILTMLCVIILRLFAIRGDWQLPSLSITPKRK; from the coding sequence ATGGCTTGGCAGACTGCCCCGCTGATCTACGGCATGGACTTATTCGGCTGTGCGGCGGCGGCAGTTGCCGCCAGCACGCTTGCCAAACGAGTCGGGCTGGATTTTATCGGCGCGGTCATGATTGCCTCCATCGGAGCCATCGGCGGCGGAACACTGCGCGATTTGCTCATTAACCGCCATCCGCTGTTTTGGCTGCACGATCTCAATTATCTCTATGTGATTGTCGGCACCGCCATTTTGGTGCAAATCTTTTATCACCATATCGAATCCATTTTTGAACGCCCTCTGCGTTTTTTTGATGCCATCGGCTTAGGCGCATTTGCCGTCATCGGTTTTCAAGTGGCGATGAGCAAAAACCTCGCCTACCCCTTTGTGATTCTCATGGGCGTGCTGACCGCTGTCGCCGGCGGCATCATGCGCGACATCATCTGCAACAAACTGCCCTTGGTCTTATGCCGCGAAATCTACATCTCCTGCGTGATTATCGGCGGCTTGGTCTATCTTGGACTGACAGAATGGCATTTCAGCCCTTGGCTGCGCGATATTCTGACTATGCTCTGCGTGATTATCCTGCGCCTTTTTGCCATTCGCGGCGACTGGCAGCTACCTTCCTTATCAATTACACCCAAACGCAAATAA
- the dsbC gene encoding bifunctional protein-disulfide isomerase/oxidoreductase DsbC, with protein sequence MKPLLLSMLAAVALPALADNEKIITALSPFGVSNMQISDSPIAGLKTVLSDQGIFYASEDGQYFLQGSLVQITPEGPVDLSNVVLIDKLNAMADNMIIYPAKEEKYVVNVFTDITCPYCIRLHEHMAEYNERGITVRYLAFPRAGAESKVADQMEAIWLAEDKQAALNEAKSKSGKSLLKPVKSKIVAEQFNIGVQFGVAGTPAIVLSNGTLIEGYRQPNELLSILESTIKAK encoded by the coding sequence ATTAAACCCCTTCTGCTTTCCATGCTTGCCGCCGTCGCTTTACCGGCATTGGCTGATAATGAAAAAATCATTACCGCTCTCAGTCCTTTCGGCGTCAGCAATATGCAAATCAGCGACTCGCCGATTGCCGGCTTGAAAACCGTCCTCAGCGATCAGGGCATTTTCTACGCCAGTGAAGACGGACAATATTTTCTGCAAGGCTCACTCGTACAAATCACGCCCGAAGGTCCTGTCGATTTAAGCAATGTCGTGCTCATCGACAAACTCAATGCCATGGCGGACAACATGATTATCTACCCCGCCAAAGAAGAGAAATATGTGGTCAACGTATTTACCGACATTACCTGTCCCTATTGCATACGCCTGCATGAACACATGGCGGAATACAATGAACGCGGCATTACTGTGCGCTATTTAGCTTTCCCGCGTGCGGGTGCAGAATCTAAAGTAGCCGATCAAATGGAAGCCATTTGGCTGGCAGAAGACAAGCAGGCGGCGCTAAATGAGGCCAAAAGCAAAAGCGGCAAAAGCCTGTTAAAACCTGTCAAAAGCAAAATTGTGGCGGAACAATTTAATATCGGCGTGCAATTCGGTGTTGCCGGTACACCCGCCATCGTGCTATCCAACGGCACATTGATAGAAGGCTACCGCCAACCGAATGAACTACTCAGCATCTTAGAAAGCACCATCAAGGCAAAATAA
- a CDS encoding Dps family protein codes for MEINIGLNDSQRKAIADGLSKVLADSYSLYIKTHNYHWNVTGPQFNALHTMFESQYTELAPAIDEIAERIRALGHLAPGSYKEFSELTSIKDGDNRLTANEMVKELVEGQETVARTCRSLISTVDEAGDEPTADLLTVRMQTHEKNAWMLRAMLANN; via the coding sequence ATGGAAATCAATATCGGATTAAACGATTCGCAACGTAAAGCCATTGCCGACGGCTTGTCAAAAGTACTGGCGGACAGCTACAGCCTTTACATCAAAACCCATAATTATCACTGGAACGTTACAGGTCCTCAATTTAATGCTCTGCATACCATGTTCGAAAGTCAATACACCGAATTAGCGCCTGCAATTGACGAAATCGCCGAACGTATTCGTGCCCTAGGACATCTGGCACCGGGTTCTTATAAAGAATTTAGCGAATTGACCAGCATTAAAGACGGTGATAACCGCTTAACGGCAAATGAAATGGTTAAAGAATTGGTAGAAGGACAAGAAACCGTTGCCCGCACCTGCCGTTCGCTCATTTCGACTGTTGACGAAGCAGGCGACGAACCGACTGCCGATTTATTGACCGTTCGTATGCAAACCCATGAAAAAAATGCTTGGATGTTGCGTGCGATGTTAGCCAATAACTAA
- a CDS encoding FHA domain-containing protein, protein MAELKIETRYEVYEAKQFPVRIGRAVDNDIVIRALGVADYHLIIEESPEGLQIRNLHEAQINSKNLRSRAVIDKNTAITIGSSLIKLWIDPKAPMPNAAKSGKWLWITQPVAAICWFMLALALPMWTDYLETPINYFANWRLLFFSAATILAIVWVIHSMILPLVRRYLLIPLLGLVSALSLFTSINDQIVYWLIFQLNINWLDFPAFLLSCGVFIWIFRAFFRDFVPLSGRLLTRYTLAICLPCLLLLFYNYLKPHNFFTYRSGSFPSYHKGLLQHKLPLKEEKSISEFFSIEKSN, encoded by the coding sequence ATGGCAGAACTAAAAATCGAAACCCGCTATGAAGTCTATGAAGCCAAGCAATTTCCCGTCCGCATCGGGCGGGCGGTGGATAATGACATCGTTATCCGCGCACTGGGCGTTGCCGACTATCATCTCATCATTGAAGAAAGCCCCGAAGGCCTGCAAATCCGCAATCTGCATGAGGCGCAAATCAATAGCAAAAATCTGCGCAGCCGCGCCGTTATCGACAAAAACACCGCCATTACCATCGGCAGCAGCCTCATTAAGCTCTGGATCGATCCCAAAGCCCCGATGCCGAATGCGGCAAAATCCGGCAAATGGCTGTGGATTACGCAGCCGGTTGCCGCTATCTGTTGGTTTATGCTCGCCCTTGCCCTGCCGATGTGGACGGATTATCTGGAAACTCCGATTAACTACTTCGCCAATTGGCGCCTGCTCTTCTTTTCCGCCGCAACGATTTTAGCCATCGTATGGGTCATACACAGCATGATTCTGCCGCTGGTGCGCCGTTATCTGCTCATACCGCTTTTAGGGCTGGTTTCCGCACTATCCCTATTTACCAGCATTAATGACCAAATCGTCTATTGGCTCATCTTTCAACTCAATATCAATTGGTTGGACTTTCCTGCCTTTTTACTCTCCTGCGGCGTCTTTATCTGGATATTCCGCGCCTTCTTCCGCGACTTTGTTCCCTTAAGCGGCAGATTGCTCACGCGCTATACCTTGGCAATTTGCCTGCCCTGCTTATTATTGTTGTTTTACAACTATCTAAAACCACATAATTTTTTCACCTATCGCAGCGGCAGCTTCCCCAGTTATCACAAAGGACTCTTGCAACATAAACTGCCTTTGAAGGAAGAAAAATCCATAAGCGAATTCTTTTCAATTGAAAAATCAAATTGA
- a CDS encoding S1 family peptidase — protein sequence MKSAFLFLTCFSAASMAQIAAEDGMPLDAMSQEIDAATHLSSDASQLFSRYQDSIVQIRVINEATGQKTSIGSGFLIGDGSLIATNYHVISDVLQKEKHRPEYLDSKDQSGKLELINVDIIHDLAILRAEQPLGTAFTLAGVPNQGEALYALGNPHDLGFVIIDGINNGLLRKSARAQILFSGALNSGMSGGPTLNNKGEVVGINVSYLNSGSNISFIIPAQYLQKLIDSADNAPQNINDTITEQLFVDNHSYYADALKRQWQQGTVGDYLVPLAMSDDVRCWDSSPEPDIEDLIGAQAVTCFNDRSTYINNDVTIGEFGYSYTQIYAREPILSSRFYRNYSQAYRMHFSPRPMRDYGNFDCEADFVSIAGSTFKTTFCRQPSKHFAKDGESIDDMRMIAAKIGDPQSGFLIEIVLHGVQTRLGKAIMAHMLEQITWQN from the coding sequence ATGAAATCAGCCTTTTTATTCCTTACCTGCTTTAGCGCGGCAAGCATGGCGCAAATCGCAGCAGAAGACGGCATGCCGCTTGATGCGATGTCTCAGGAAATCGACGCGGCAACGCACTTAAGCAGCGATGCCAGCCAATTATTCTCGCGTTATCAAGACAGCATCGTGCAAATCCGCGTGATAAACGAAGCTACCGGGCAAAAAACCTCCATCGGCTCGGGCTTTTTAATCGGCGACGGCAGTTTGATTGCCACCAACTACCACGTCATCTCCGATGTCTTGCAAAAAGAAAAGCACCGCCCCGAATATTTGGACAGCAAAGACCAATCCGGCAAGCTCGAGCTAATCAATGTGGATATCATCCACGATCTCGCCATTTTGCGTGCCGAACAGCCATTAGGCACAGCCTTTACTCTTGCCGGCGTGCCGAATCAAGGCGAAGCCTTATATGCGCTCGGCAATCCGCATGATTTGGGCTTTGTGATTATCGACGGTATCAACAACGGCCTTTTGCGTAAATCCGCGCGTGCGCAAATTCTCTTTTCCGGCGCGCTTAACAGCGGCATGAGCGGCGGCCCGACGCTGAACAATAAAGGCGAAGTGGTGGGAATCAACGTTTCCTATCTCAACAGCGGCAGCAATATCAGCTTCATTATTCCTGCACAATACCTACAAAAATTGATAGACAGTGCCGACAATGCTCCGCAAAACATCAATGACACCATTACCGAGCAACTTTTTGTCGACAATCACAGCTACTATGCCGATGCCCTCAAACGGCAATGGCAGCAAGGTACGGTAGGCGATTACCTTGTACCGCTGGCGATGTCGGACGACGTGCGCTGCTGGGACAGCTCGCCGGAGCCGGATATAGAAGACCTGATCGGCGCACAAGCCGTTACCTGCTTCAACGACCGCTCCACCTATATCAATAATGACGTGACCATCGGCGAATTCGGCTATTCCTACACGCAAATTTATGCGCGCGAGCCGATACTGAGCAGCCGTTTCTATCGCAATTACAGTCAAGCCTACCGCATGCATTTCTCGCCGCGCCCGATGCGCGATTACGGCAATTTCGACTGCGAAGCCGACTTTGTCAGCATCGCCGGCAGCACCTTTAAAACCACATTCTGCCGCCAACCCAGCAAACATTTCGCCAAAGACGGCGAAAGCATCGACGATATGCGCATGATTGCGGCAAAAATCGGCGACCCGCAATCGGGCTTTTTAATCGAAATCGTACTGCACGGCGTACAAACCCGCCTAGGCAAAGCTATTATGGCGCATATGTTGGAGCAAATCACATGGCAGAACTAA
- the tyrS gene encoding tyrosine--tRNA ligase codes for MNKTLDEQLALIRRGAEDFIGEAELLERLKAGKTLRIKLGMDPTAPDLHFGHTVVLNKLRQFQDLGHQVIFLVGDFTAQIGDPSGKNVTRPPLSKEQVLTNAQTYQDQVFKILDLEKTEVRFNSEWMDKMTAADMVRLTSKYTVARILERDDFQKRYSENRPIAVHEFLYSLTQAYDSVALNCDVELGGTDQKFNLLVGRDIQREYGLLPQTVITMPILEGLDGVQKMSKSLGNYIGIFEPANEMFGKIMSISDELMWRWFLLLSFRPLAEIEQLKAEAAQGRNPRDIKFELAHELVSRFHDHAAADAAQEAFINRFAKGEVPEDLETVSLKAGDGIGIAHMLKEAGLVDSTSEAFRMIKQGAVKIDGEKVDNKDLQLSAGFSGIVQVGKRRMIRIEIV; via the coding sequence ATGAATAAAACTTTGGACGAACAATTAGCGCTTATCCGCCGCGGTGCGGAGGATTTTATCGGCGAAGCGGAATTACTGGAAAGACTCAAAGCGGGCAAAACCTTGCGTATTAAGCTCGGCATGGATCCCACCGCGCCCGATTTGCATTTCGGGCATACGGTCGTGCTGAACAAATTACGCCAATTCCAAGACTTAGGACATCAAGTGATTTTCTTGGTCGGCGATTTTACCGCGCAAATCGGCGATCCTTCCGGCAAAAACGTCACCCGTCCGCCGCTGTCAAAAGAGCAAGTCCTGACCAATGCCCAAACCTATCAAGACCAAGTGTTTAAAATTCTCGACCTCGAAAAAACCGAAGTCCGCTTCAATTCGGAATGGATGGATAAAATGACGGCGGCGGATATGGTGCGCCTGACCTCTAAATACACGGTCGCGCGGATTCTCGAGCGCGACGATTTCCAAAAACGCTACAGCGAAAACCGCCCGATTGCCGTGCATGAATTTTTGTATTCCCTGACCCAAGCCTATGATTCCGTAGCCCTGAATTGCGATGTAGAATTAGGCGGCACCGACCAAAAATTCAATCTGTTAGTCGGGCGCGATATTCAGCGCGAATACGGACTGCTGCCGCAAACCGTGATTACCATGCCGATTTTGGAAGGCTTGGACGGCGTGCAGAAAATGAGCAAATCCCTCGGCAATTATATCGGCATCTTCGAGCCTGCCAATGAAATGTTCGGCAAAATCATGTCGATTTCCGACGAACTGATGTGGCGCTGGTTCTTGTTACTCTCATTCCGCCCCTTAGCCGAAATCGAGCAACTCAAAGCAGAAGCCGCACAGGGACGCAATCCGCGCGACATTAAATTCGAACTGGCGCACGAACTGGTCAGCCGTTTCCACGACCATGCCGCAGCAGATGCCGCTCAAGAAGCCTTCATCAACCGCTTTGCCAAAGGCGAAGTGCCGGAAGATTTGGAAACGGTGTCGCTCAAAGCCGGCGACGGCATCGGCATTGCGCATATGCTCAAAGAAGCCGGTTTAGTGGACAGCACCTCCGAAGCCTTCCGCATGATTAAGCAAGGTGCGGTAAAAATCGACGGCGAAAAAGTCGATAATAAAGACCTGCAACTCTCGGCAGGATTTAGCGGCATTGTACAAGTCGGCAAACGCCGCATGATACGGATTGAAATAGTATGA
- a CDS encoding M23 family metallopeptidase, producing MPKLPKHNSDRITRRMLPWVFLLAIAGILYIVYAPFHQTETSVADTTAWQEEDWFDRSESAHDTASQAQSLSTEEYQALQKAQEAAWYADIVQREIAQQQAVADNQDGDPVPETAETDMTSPTDKALSDSLREAEREEKTIAQEDGDSAEESAAEEEAAAEQATANQTNTVSTEVAPEKPTVESPDVSVSRGVFEKRLLIIGRSNNAWQSIVMRKNINPVLLEQLEGLVKRLAQPHKSVEILYSDYVRNGTVDPANSKLLAVRTAQWAYFTNEEGGKLYFYDMEGNAPEPSMDRAPFRYSHVTSEFNPNRLHPITRRVRPHLGVDLKGPHGTPIASTGVGIVSFAGWQGGYGRIVIVQHPNQYETRYAHLSSIEVEVGQQVKRGQIIGKLGNSGLSTGAHLHFEVRISGTPYDPMTVKLPSYKPLRRSDLPVFQQYANLYLQAIDELKALK from the coding sequence GTGCCTAAACTACCCAAACATAATTCTGATCGCATTACCCGCCGTATGCTCCCTTGGGTGTTTCTGCTGGCGATAGCAGGCATCCTATATATCGTCTATGCCCCTTTTCATCAAACGGAAACAAGCGTCGCAGATACGACCGCATGGCAAGAAGAGGACTGGTTCGACCGTTCAGAAAGCGCACATGATACCGCAAGCCAAGCCCAATCACTAAGCACAGAAGAATATCAGGCTTTGCAAAAGGCGCAAGAAGCCGCTTGGTATGCCGATATTGTGCAGAGAGAAATCGCGCAGCAACAAGCGGTGGCGGATAATCAGGACGGCGATCCAGTGCCGGAAACCGCTGAAACGGATATGACTTCTCCGACAGATAAGGCTTTGAGCGATTCCTTGCGAGAAGCGGAAAGAGAAGAGAAAACGATTGCCCAAGAAGACGGAGATTCCGCAGAAGAATCGGCGGCAGAGGAGGAAGCTGCAGCGGAACAAGCGACCGCAAATCAAACAAATACCGTATCGACTGAAGTCGCGCCTGAAAAACCGACGGTAGAAAGTCCCGATGTCAGCGTCAGCCGCGGCGTGTTTGAAAAACGTCTGCTCATCATCGGCAGAAGCAATAATGCTTGGCAAAGCATTGTGATGCGTAAAAACATCAATCCCGTCTTGTTGGAACAATTGGAAGGCTTGGTCAAACGCTTGGCGCAGCCGCATAAATCGGTGGAAATCTTATACAGCGACTATGTGCGCAACGGCACAGTCGATCCCGCTAATAGTAAATTGCTGGCGGTGCGTACCGCGCAATGGGCGTATTTTACCAATGAAGAAGGCGGCAAATTGTATTTCTATGATATGGAGGGTAATGCACCTGAGCCCAGTATGGATCGCGCGCCCTTCCGCTACAGCCATGTTACTTCCGAATTTAATCCCAACCGTCTGCATCCGATTACCCGCCGTGTGCGACCGCATTTGGGCGTGGATTTAAAAGGCCCGCACGGCACGCCGATTGCCAGCACCGGCGTCGGCATCGTCAGCTTTGCCGGCTGGCAGGGTGGTTATGGGCGCATTGTGATTGTGCAGCATCCTAATCAATATGAAACCCGCTATGCACATCTGTCTTCCATCGAAGTGGAAGTCGGGCAGCAGGTCAAACGCGGACAAATTATCGGCAAATTGGGCAACAGCGGTTTATCGACAGGCGCACATCTGCATTTTGAAGTGCGGATTAGCGGCACGCCTTACGATCCCATGACAGTTAAACTTCCGAGCTACAAACCGCTACGGCGCAGCGATTTACCGGTTTTCCAACAATACGCCAATCTGTATTTGCAAGCTATTGATGAATTGAAAGCTCTTAAGTAG
- the dapD gene encoding 2,3,4,5-tetrahydropyridine-2,6-dicarboxylate N-succinyltransferase: MDLQNIIENAFEQRADITPANAGKELREAIEETLQQLESGTLRVAQPGAAGWQVNEWVKKAVLLSFRIQDNHIMPHGYTHYFDKVPSRYADYSQECFAAEGVRIVPPAVARRGTFLGKGVVLMPSYVNIGAYVDEDTMVDTWATVGSCAQIGKNVHLSGGVGIGGVLEPLQASPTIIEDNCFIGARSEIVEGVIVEKGSVISMGVYIGQSTKIYNRMTGEITYGRVPAGSVVVSGNLPAADGSHSLYCAVIIKQVDEKTRSKTGINELLRN; encoded by the coding sequence ATGGATTTACAAAACATCATCGAAAACGCCTTTGAACAACGCGCCGACATCACCCCCGCCAATGCCGGCAAAGAACTGCGCGAAGCCATCGAAGAAACCTTGCAGCAACTTGAAAGCGGCACATTGCGCGTTGCTCAGCCGGGCGCAGCAGGTTGGCAAGTCAACGAATGGGTCAAAAAAGCCGTTCTGCTGTCTTTCCGCATTCAAGACAACCACATCATGCCGCACGGCTATACGCACTATTTTGACAAAGTCCCCAGCCGCTATGCCGATTACAGCCAAGAATGCTTTGCCGCCGAAGGCGTGCGCATCGTACCGCCGGCAGTCGCCCGCCGTGGCACATTCTTGGGCAAAGGCGTCGTTTTGATGCCCTCATACGTCAATATCGGCGCTTATGTTGATGAAGACACGATGGTCGATACATGGGCGACCGTAGGCTCTTGCGCGCAAATCGGCAAAAACGTGCATTTAAGCGGCGGCGTGGGCATCGGCGGCGTACTCGAGCCCTTACAAGCCAGTCCTACCATTATTGAAGACAATTGCTTTATCGGCGCGCGCAGTGAAATCGTGGAAGGTGTGATCGTCGAAAAAGGCTCGGTCATCTCCATGGGCGTTTATATCGGACAATCCACGAAAATTTACAACCGCATGACCGGAGAAATTACTTACGGACGCGTTCCCGCAGGTTCTGTGGTCGTTTCCGGCAATCTGCCTGCCGCCGACGGCAGCCACAGCCTGTATTGCGCCGTCATCATCAAACAAGTTGATGAAAAAACGCGCAGCAAAACAGGCATTAACGAACTCTTGCGCAATTAA